Proteins from a genomic interval of Thermoanaerobaculia bacterium:
- a CDS encoding peptidoglycan DD-metalloendopeptidase family protein, whose amino-acid sequence MRRLTALLALALLSAGVVELAAQTSPSSREQELEAIRGEIARLTARLESVKQSAAGIAGELDRLELELELQSQKVAEAESAKAIAEERAAASEVAIADLERRLAEERQRLRQRLTGLYRMGRHGYIRMLLSLAPGEALLPAVRALRFLARRDAATVASFEEIAARLAVENRELEAEREVARGWFARENDRRNQLVALERRKEQMLAGTRRESEQITSAALELGERARKLSALLDALYGRSDPGLGGLPIRDFRGLLDWPVEGRVSAEFGPRVDPRYGTRVPHNGLDLETVPGSEVRAVYPGKVLFAAPFEGLGQMVVVQHAGRVFTLYAGLSELRVRKDDVLPLHSIVGRAGSSLYFEIRVDKNPENPRGWLR is encoded by the coding sequence ATGAGGAGGCTCACCGCGCTTCTCGCCCTGGCGCTGCTCTCGGCCGGTGTGGTGGAACTGGCGGCCCAGACCTCGCCTTCGTCACGTGAGCAGGAGCTGGAGGCGATCCGCGGCGAGATCGCCCGGCTGACCGCCCGGCTCGAGTCGGTGAAACAATCGGCGGCGGGCATCGCCGGTGAGCTCGACCGGCTCGAGCTCGAGCTCGAGCTGCAGTCGCAGAAAGTGGCCGAGGCGGAGTCGGCGAAGGCGATCGCCGAGGAGCGCGCCGCCGCTTCCGAGGTGGCGATCGCCGACCTCGAACGCCGCCTGGCCGAGGAGCGCCAGCGGCTGCGCCAGCGGCTCACCGGTCTCTACCGGATGGGTCGCCATGGATATATCCGGATGCTGCTCTCCCTCGCTCCCGGCGAGGCACTCCTGCCGGCGGTCCGGGCGCTGCGCTTTCTAGCGCGCCGGGATGCGGCGACGGTAGCGAGCTTCGAGGAGATCGCGGCGCGGCTCGCGGTCGAGAATCGCGAGCTCGAGGCCGAGCGAGAAGTGGCCCGAGGCTGGTTCGCGCGCGAGAACGACCGCCGCAACCAGTTGGTCGCGCTCGAGCGCCGCAAGGAGCAGATGCTCGCCGGGACGCGCCGGGAGAGCGAGCAGATCACGAGCGCCGCGCTCGAGCTGGGCGAGCGCGCGCGCAAGCTCTCGGCCCTCCTCGACGCCCTCTACGGCCGCAGCGACCCGGGGCTCGGAGGGCTGCCGATCCGGGATTTCCGCGGCCTGCTCGACTGGCCGGTCGAAGGCCGGGTGTCGGCGGAGTTCGGGCCTCGGGTCGACCCCCGGTACGGTACCCGCGTGCCGCACAACGGCCTCGACCTCGAGACCGTCCCGGGCAGCGAAGTCCGTGCCGTCTATCCCGGGAAGGTCCTCTTCGCGGCGCCGTTCGAGGGCCTCGGGCAGATGGTCGTCGTGCAGCACGCGGGCCGCGTCTTCACGCTCTACGCCGGCCTCTCCGAGCTCCGGGTGCGCAAGGACGATGTCCTGCCCCTGCATTCGATCGTCGGCCGCGCCGGCAGCTCGCTCTACTTCGAGATCCGCGTCGACAAGAACCCGGAGAATCCGCGGGGCTGGCTGCGCTAG
- a CDS encoding PDZ domain-containing protein: MNRSVPPSPSDPPARDPNRSRRRFLALSLIVMLPLVGGVLWSAGDTGDKEPDPDSLYRYLAIFSETLNLVRQTYVEPTDISTLLAGAMEGSTDALDPFSIYLPSAVPAAGEGDLLPGARHAGLVVLKDRGVAYVAGVEEGSPAVAAGVEGGDILSRIGGRPTRQMPVWEINRELVPKDGRDLELEVVRRGETKTLQLKLAESVPPAPSLAPVQGYPLLRIPRIDGAAVDAVRALLQRASAEGTTKLMLDLRGISGGEPEAAYALAGLLAEGELGTLRVKEKVGRSFTGTAAAGWAGEVILLVDGYSSGAAEILAAVLQQKKGAKLVGVPTFGWAGERSRIELEGGARLYLTTAFFAGPDGKPLSERLTPDLLVDDIIRRFEERERPLSELILERAIRYLNGEPELVEKKAA; the protein is encoded by the coding sequence ATGAATCGTTCCGTTCCGCCCTCGCCCTCCGACCCGCCGGCTCGCGATCCGAACCGTTCGCGGCGGCGCTTCCTCGCCCTTTCGCTCATCGTGATGCTGCCGCTCGTCGGCGGTGTGCTGTGGAGCGCCGGCGATACCGGCGACAAGGAGCCGGATCCCGACTCCCTCTATCGTTATCTCGCGATCTTCTCCGAGACGCTCAATCTGGTGCGCCAGACCTACGTCGAGCCGACCGACATCTCCACCCTCCTGGCCGGCGCGATGGAGGGTTCGACCGACGCGCTCGATCCCTTCTCGATCTACCTGCCGTCAGCTGTGCCGGCCGCCGGGGAGGGCGACCTCCTGCCCGGAGCCCGTCATGCAGGCCTCGTGGTCCTGAAGGACCGTGGGGTCGCCTACGTCGCCGGCGTGGAGGAAGGCAGCCCCGCGGTCGCTGCCGGAGTCGAGGGCGGCGACATCCTGTCGCGCATCGGCGGTCGGCCGACGCGGCAGATGCCGGTCTGGGAGATCAACCGCGAGCTCGTTCCCAAAGACGGCCGCGACCTCGAGCTCGAAGTCGTGCGGCGCGGCGAGACCAAGACGCTCCAGCTGAAGCTCGCGGAGTCCGTCCCGCCGGCGCCCTCGCTCGCTCCGGTCCAGGGGTATCCGCTGCTGCGGATTCCGCGCATCGACGGCGCTGCTGTCGATGCGGTGCGGGCTCTGCTTCAGCGGGCCAGCGCCGAAGGCACGACGAAGCTCATGCTCGACCTGCGCGGCATCTCGGGCGGCGAACCGGAAGCCGCCTACGCGCTCGCCGGACTCCTCGCGGAGGGCGAGCTGGGAACGCTGCGCGTCAAGGAGAAGGTCGGCCGGAGCTTCACCGGAACCGCCGCTGCGGGCTGGGCGGGCGAGGTGATCCTGCTCGTCGACGGCTACTCGTCGGGTGCTGCCGAGATTCTCGCCGCCGTCCTGCAGCAGAAAAAGGGCGCCAAGCTGGTCGGCGTGCCGACTTTCGGCTGGGCCGGCGAACGCTCGCGGATCGAGCTCGAAGGCGGAGCGCGCCTGTATCTGACCACCGCCTTCTTTGCCGGACCGGATGGCAAGCCGCTCTCGGAGCGTCTGACGCCCGACCTGCTGGTCGACGACATCATCCGCCGATTCGAGGAGCGCGAGCGGCCGCTCTCGGAACTGATCCTCGAGCGCGCGATCCGCTATCTGAACGGTGAGCCGGAGCTTGTCGAGAAGAAAGCCGCCTAA
- a CDS encoding divergent polysaccharide deacetylase family protein, translating to MAIVIDDLGRDVAVIERLATMAPGAELSYAVLPFESRTSEVVEALRRHGAEVLLHLPMDPEGEADPGPGALSTAMSKRELAAATAAALAAVPGAVGVNNHMGSKLTADRAAMAAILGELRRENRYFLDSRTAAGSVGFEVARELGLPAANRDLFLDDDPEPGAIAAQFALLLARAREQGAAIALAHPRPSTLEVLAEQIPQAIAAGIEFVPVSYLLERSEELPE from the coding sequence GTGGCGATCGTCATCGACGACCTCGGGCGCGACGTCGCGGTGATCGAGAGGCTGGCGACGATGGCGCCAGGCGCGGAGCTCTCGTACGCGGTGCTGCCGTTCGAATCGCGCACTTCGGAGGTCGTCGAGGCGCTACGCCGCCACGGCGCCGAGGTGCTGCTGCATCTGCCGATGGACCCGGAGGGCGAAGCCGATCCCGGACCCGGAGCGCTCTCCACGGCGATGTCGAAGCGCGAGCTCGCCGCGGCGACCGCGGCGGCGCTCGCCGCCGTGCCTGGAGCGGTCGGCGTCAACAATCACATGGGATCGAAGCTCACCGCCGATCGCGCGGCGATGGCCGCCATCCTGGGTGAGCTCCGGCGCGAGAACCGCTACTTCCTCGACTCGCGGACGGCGGCCGGGAGCGTCGGCTTCGAAGTCGCGCGCGAGCTCGGCCTGCCGGCTGCGAACCGCGACCTCTTCCTCGACGACGATCCCGAACCGGGAGCTATCGCAGCGCAGTTCGCGCTGCTTCTCGCCCGCGCTCGCGAGCAGGGCGCGGCGATCGCGCTCGCGCATCCGCGGCCGTCGACGCTCGAGGTGCTGGCGGAGCAGATCCCGCAGGCCATCGCTGCGGGCATCGAGTTCGTGCCGGTCTCCTACCTGCTCGAACGGAGCGAGGAGCTTCCGGAGTAG
- a CDS encoding ABC transporter permease: protein MTAGTLLRQIGREARGARGRVTFFILCLAVGVGAVVAVAGFSSSLRATLAREARQLLAADLRVRGQKPVPSAVDELLAAGPAWRAVRSTRITEMVTVAAAPAGSAGAGRSQLVELKAVDGEFPFYGKLTLSPERPLSELLADGGVVIAPEALARLGLRIGDPIAIGGKRFTLRGTVLGEPDRLGNAFTLGPRLFLSGESLRSTGLVALGSRVTHRLLLKLPEGTPATGVETYAAELRSALGDPAFYRIETSAEGQPEMRRGVDRTERFLGLVALLSLVVGGVGVAQTVRAWLASRLDSIAVFKALGARPLEILAIYLGQTVLLATAGSLAGVLLGLGLERLVPSLAGSLLPVLPQIEFQPLAALRGLGLGLGIALLFALPPLLAALAVPAARVLRREVEPLPPSRLVLAATGVLLLAGLTAVAAVQARSLALGAAFAGGLAATALVLALGARGLILLVHRLPRLALPLPLRYGLAALGRPGAPTVASVVALGLGAMVVVGMRTVETGLTTRLRGDLPTNAPTAFLIDIQPDQWAGVRAEIDRAGATSVDSVPLVMARLAEIDGEPVAALAAAREQKRADAAKAADDGDEERGQRGRWALTREQRLTFLERLPADNTLLEGTLWGTPGVDELSVEEEYARDLGLRIGSKVVFDVQGVPVSLTVTSLRKVHWESFGINFFWVVEPGVLDRAPQMRIASVRLPAGGEQRLQDALAATTPNVTVFAIREVLEKVGAVLERIALGVRFLGGFTLLAGLAILAGAVAAGAAQRGREAALGKALGMTRLQVAALFATESAIVGLLAGTIGAVAGTILAAVVLEKGMEIAFHLDVVPPLVAIALAGLFAAAAGLAASARPLAQRPIEALRAS from the coding sequence ATGACCGCCGGAACCCTCCTCCGCCAGATCGGGCGCGAAGCGCGCGGCGCCCGCGGCCGGGTGACGTTCTTCATCCTCTGCCTCGCCGTCGGGGTCGGCGCGGTCGTCGCGGTCGCCGGCTTCTCCTCCAGCCTGCGCGCGACCCTGGCGCGCGAAGCGCGACAGCTGCTCGCCGCCGACCTGCGTGTCCGCGGCCAGAAGCCTGTGCCGTCGGCAGTGGACGAGCTCCTGGCCGCCGGCCCGGCCTGGCGGGCGGTGCGTTCGACCCGGATCACCGAGATGGTCACCGTCGCCGCGGCACCCGCGGGCAGTGCCGGCGCGGGCCGAAGCCAACTCGTCGAGCTCAAGGCGGTGGACGGCGAGTTCCCTTTCTACGGCAAGCTCACCCTCTCTCCCGAACGCCCACTCTCGGAGCTCCTGGCCGACGGCGGGGTCGTCATCGCGCCCGAGGCGCTGGCGCGGCTCGGCCTGCGGATCGGCGACCCGATCGCGATCGGCGGCAAGCGCTTCACACTGCGCGGCACGGTGCTCGGCGAGCCCGACCGGCTCGGCAACGCCTTCACTCTCGGGCCGCGCCTCTTTCTCTCCGGCGAAAGCCTGCGCTCGACCGGCCTCGTCGCCCTGGGCAGCCGGGTCACCCACCGGCTGCTGCTGAAACTGCCCGAGGGCACGCCGGCCACAGGGGTCGAAACCTACGCCGCCGAGTTGCGCAGCGCGCTGGGGGACCCAGCCTTCTATCGCATCGAGACCTCCGCCGAAGGCCAGCCCGAAATGCGCCGCGGCGTCGACCGGACCGAGCGCTTCCTCGGGCTCGTCGCCCTGCTCTCGCTGGTGGTGGGCGGCGTCGGCGTCGCGCAGACCGTCCGCGCCTGGCTCGCCAGCCGCCTCGATTCGATTGCGGTCTTCAAGGCCCTGGGCGCGCGGCCGCTGGAGATCCTGGCGATCTACCTCGGCCAGACCGTGCTGCTCGCGACCGCCGGAAGCCTTGCTGGCGTTCTCCTCGGACTCGGACTCGAGCGCCTCGTGCCCAGCCTCGCGGGGTCGCTCCTGCCGGTGCTGCCGCAGATCGAGTTCCAGCCGCTCGCCGCGCTGCGCGGCCTCGGTCTGGGGTTGGGTATCGCGCTGCTCTTCGCGCTGCCACCGCTGCTCGCTGCCCTCGCAGTGCCCGCGGCCCGCGTGCTCCGCCGCGAGGTCGAGCCCTTGCCGCCGTCACGCCTGGTGCTGGCGGCGACCGGCGTTCTCCTGCTCGCCGGGCTGACCGCAGTCGCCGCGGTGCAGGCCCGGTCTCTCGCCCTGGGTGCGGCCTTCGCCGGCGGCCTCGCGGCCACCGCCCTCGTCCTGGCGCTGGGCGCGCGCGGGCTCATTCTCCTCGTGCACCGGCTGCCGCGCCTCGCTCTGCCGCTGCCGCTGCGCTACGGTCTCGCCGCGCTCGGCCGCCCAGGGGCACCGACCGTCGCGAGCGTCGTGGCCCTCGGGCTGGGGGCGATGGTCGTGGTCGGAATGCGCACCGTCGAAACCGGTCTCACGACCCGTTTGCGGGGGGATCTCCCGACGAACGCGCCGACCGCCTTCCTGATCGACATCCAGCCCGACCAATGGGCGGGAGTGCGCGCCGAGATCGACCGCGCGGGCGCCACCTCGGTCGACTCCGTGCCGTTGGTCATGGCGCGCCTCGCGGAGATCGACGGCGAGCCCGTCGCCGCCCTCGCCGCTGCCCGCGAGCAGAAGCGCGCGGACGCCGCCAAGGCGGCCGACGACGGCGATGAAGAGCGCGGGCAGCGCGGGCGCTGGGCTCTCACCCGCGAGCAGCGTCTCACCTTCCTCGAGCGGCTGCCGGCCGACAATACGCTGCTCGAAGGCACGCTCTGGGGGACGCCGGGCGTGGACGAGTTGAGCGTCGAGGAGGAGTACGCGCGCGACCTGGGACTCCGGATCGGTTCCAAAGTCGTCTTCGACGTCCAGGGAGTGCCCGTATCGCTGACCGTGACGAGCCTTCGCAAGGTGCACTGGGAGAGCTTCGGCATCAACTTCTTCTGGGTGGTCGAGCCCGGCGTGCTCGACCGGGCGCCGCAGATGCGCATCGCCTCGGTCCGGCTGCCGGCCGGAGGCGAGCAGCGCCTGCAGGACGCCCTCGCCGCGACGACGCCGAACGTCACCGTCTTCGCGATCCGCGAGGTGCTCGAGAAAGTCGGCGCGGTGCTCGAGCGCATCGCTCTGGGTGTGCGTTTTCTCGGCGGCTTCACGTTGCTCGCCGGCCTCGCGATCCTCGCCGGGGCGGTTGCGGCCGGTGCCGCGCAGCGCGGGCGCGAGGCCGCCCTCGGCAAGGCGCTGGGCATGACCCGGCTGCAGGTCGCGGCGCTCTTCGCTACCGAGTCGGCGATCGTCGGCCTCCTCGCCGGCACCATCGGCGCCGTCGCCGGAACGATCCTCGCCGCCGTCGTGCTCGAAAAAGGGATGGAGATTGCGTTCCACCTCGACGTCGTACCGCCGCTCGTGGCGATCGCCCTCGCCGGCCTCTTCGCCGCCGCCGCCGGCCTCGCCGCCAGCGCCCGCCCGCTTGCGCAGAGGCCCATAGAGGCGCTGCGCGCCTCTTGA